One stretch of Tepidibacter hydrothermalis DNA includes these proteins:
- a CDS encoding ABC transporter permease produces MKGRKKFDFEYIGSLLLAITLALLLGALIMLLNGKNPAMGYFALLQGALGSKYAMASTLAKTVPLILTGLATAISFRSGIFNIGGEGQLYLGAFAAAYVGFTFTNLPVIVAVIAAIIASALAGGFYAYVPALLKVKYNIDEVITTIMFNSIAMLFTNYLVNYPFQAQQGKMGGTDMIAEAYKFPKLVAMSKLNTSIFYTMIIAILVYYMVKKTSYGYNFKIVGENSVFSKYAGLNNKKYMILAMILSGALCGIAGAFEVYGTHYRFLQNISKGLAFDGMLVSLIVKNNPVGIVIMSIFFAVLKTGSNTMELTTGVPSELILVIQSVIILFIAGENGFKQIIKRRSMNKGKLVK; encoded by the coding sequence ATGAAAGGGAGAAAGAAGTTTGATTTTGAATATATAGGTTCTCTTTTACTTGCAATAACTTTGGCTTTATTGCTTGGGGCATTAATAATGCTTTTAAATGGGAAGAATCCAGCGATGGGATATTTTGCGCTACTACAAGGAGCTTTAGGATCAAAGTATGCCATGGCTAGTACACTAGCAAAGACTGTTCCATTAATACTTACAGGACTTGCTACTGCAATATCGTTTAGAAGTGGAATATTCAATATAGGTGGAGAAGGGCAGCTGTACTTAGGAGCATTTGCAGCAGCTTATGTAGGTTTTACATTCACTAATTTACCTGTTATAGTTGCTGTAATTGCAGCTATTATAGCATCGGCTTTAGCTGGAGGATTTTATGCTTATGTACCTGCACTACTTAAGGTTAAATATAATATAGATGAAGTTATAACTACTATAATGTTTAACAGTATAGCAATGCTTTTTACTAACTATTTAGTTAACTATCCATTCCAAGCTCAACAAGGGAAAATGGGTGGAACAGATATGATAGCCGAGGCTTACAAGTTTCCAAAGCTTGTAGCTATGAGTAAGCTTAACACAAGCATATTCTACACTATGATAATAGCTATTTTAGTTTACTATATGGTAAAAAAGACTTCATATGGATATAACTTTAAAATAGTTGGAGAAAACAGTGTGTTCTCTAAATATGCAGGTCTTAACAATAAAAAATACATGATTCTTGCTATGATTTTATCAGGAGCTTTATGTGGTATTGCAGGAGCTTTTGAAGTATATGGAACTCACTATAGATTCTTACAGAATATATCAAAGGGGTTAGCCTTTGATGGTATGCTTGTATCTTTAATAGTTAAGAACAATCCAGTAGGGATAGTTATAATGTCAATATTCTTTGCAGTATTAAAGACAGGATCTAACACTATGGAACTTACAACAGGAGTACCATCAGAGCTTATACTAGTTATTCAATCTGTTATCATACTATTTATAGCAGGAGAAAATGGATTTAAACAAATTATAAAAAGAAGAAGTATGAATAAAGGAAAGTTGGTGAAATAA
- a CDS encoding DUF2164 domain-containing protein — translation MSKIKLTDEIKSKIIDDIQIYFFEEKEEDIGRLGAELFLDFIMKKIGPMFYNQGIIDSYHLMEEKIEELYALDITVDKY, via the coding sequence ATGAGTAAAATTAAATTAACAGATGAAATTAAGAGTAAAATTATAGATGATATTCAAATATATTTTTTTGAAGAAAAAGAAGAAGATATCGGAAGGTTAGGTGCTGAACTATTTCTAGATTTTATTATGAAAAAAATAGGGCCTATGTTTTATAATCAAGGAATTATAGATTCATATCATTTAATGGAAGAAAAAATAGAAGAATTGTATGCTTTAGATATAACAGTAGATAAATATTAG
- a CDS encoding Crp/Fnr family transcriptional regulator, giving the protein MKEILNKDYPIFKLILNSHSDTLEKWEVLKYEQGSIICKFNDVYEYFYVIVSGSVNVYHTSEKGKTYSQSIYKEGSYFGELEIFESLPYICEIKSITDVTLIRMKKSDFIEWIEKDNNITLYLLKSLCKISYDLSKKAIEDTLYSLKFRICDYLITAYEKREKKKLNNFYVSKNQLSEQFVVTKRSINRILKELSDKGYINVDRYKIQIIDIDSLIYEREEQRF; this is encoded by the coding sequence TTGAAAGAGATATTGAATAAGGATTATCCAATATTCAAACTTATATTAAATTCACATAGTGATACTTTAGAAAAATGGGAAGTCCTGAAATATGAGCAGGGAAGTATAATATGTAAGTTCAATGATGTATATGAATATTTTTATGTAATAGTTAGTGGAAGTGTAAATGTATATCATACTTCGGAAAAAGGGAAAACGTATTCTCAATCTATATATAAGGAAGGAAGTTATTTTGGTGAATTAGAAATATTTGAAAGCCTACCTTATATATGCGAAATAAAAAGTATAACAGATGTTACACTGATTAGAATGAAGAAATCAGATTTTATTGAATGGATTGAAAAAGATAATAATATTACTTTATATCTTTTAAAAAGCTTATGTAAAATAAGTTATGATTTATCTAAGAAAGCAATAGAAGATACTTTGTATTCTTTAAAGTTTAGAATCTGTGATTATCTAATAACAGCTTATGAAAAAAGAGAGAAGAAGAAATTAAATAATTTTTATGTGAGTAAGAACCAGTTAAGCGAGCAGTTTGTGGTTACAAAGAGGAGTATTAATAGGATATTAAAAGAATTAAGTGACAAAGGCTATATAAATGTAGATAGATATAAAATACAGATAATAGATATAGACTCGCTTATATATGAAAGAGAAGAACAAAGATTTTAG
- a CDS encoding ABC transporter ATP-binding protein has translation MSNEIIKLVGVTKRFPGVLANDNISLDVKKGEIYALVGENGAGKSTLMKTMYGLHRPTEGQVFIKGEEIKEFSPSTAIQKGIGMVHQHFMLIPSFTIAENIVLGNEIKKNSVFLDKEKASEAIRGLSKEYGLEVDPNIKIEDSSVGVQQRVEILKTLYKGADILILDEPTAVLTPQETKELFVVIKKLVKEKDMTVIIITHKLNEVIEISDRVGVMRAGKLIGVEETKNVTEKKLAEMMVGREVLFENIEKKQYSGDTLISVDNLWVKDNRGFDALKGVNLSIKAGEILGVAGIEGNGQSELIEALAGMRKVEKGVVTINSVDASNLSPRKIRNLGVAHIPEDRLTTGMSKDSSIEDNILMGKQHDEEFAVKGTHLKRDSIKEYAKKLIEKFDVRTASEEVRIGSLSGGNMQKVVIAREFSFDTSILLISQPTRGVDIGAIEFIHEQIIKKRNEGCAIILVSAELDEIFRLSDRIISIYDGEITGEFKSTEITKQDIGYYMTGNRN, from the coding sequence ATGAGCAATGAAATTATAAAACTTGTAGGAGTTACAAAGAGATTTCCTGGAGTTCTTGCAAATGATAATATATCTCTTGATGTTAAAAAAGGTGAGATATATGCACTTGTAGGTGAAAACGGAGCTGGTAAATCTACTCTTATGAAAACTATGTATGGTCTTCATAGACCAACTGAAGGTCAAGTTTTTATAAAGGGAGAAGAGATAAAGGAATTTAGTCCATCAACTGCTATACAAAAAGGTATAGGTATGGTTCATCAACATTTCATGTTAATACCATCATTTACTATAGCGGAAAATATTGTTTTGGGTAATGAGATAAAAAAGAATAGTGTTTTTTTAGATAAAGAAAAAGCTAGTGAAGCTATAAGAGGTTTATCTAAAGAGTACGGTCTTGAGGTAGATCCTAATATAAAAATCGAAGATTCATCAGTTGGAGTGCAACAAAGAGTAGAGATATTAAAAACCTTGTATAAGGGAGCGGATATTTTAATATTAGATGAACCAACTGCTGTACTTACTCCTCAAGAAACTAAAGAGTTATTTGTGGTTATAAAAAAGCTAGTTAAAGAAAAAGATATGACAGTTATAATAATAACTCATAAGCTAAATGAGGTTATAGAAATATCGGATAGAGTAGGAGTTATGAGAGCAGGAAAGTTAATAGGAGTAGAAGAGACTAAGAACGTAACTGAGAAAAAACTTGCTGAGATGATGGTTGGAAGAGAAGTCTTATTTGAAAATATAGAGAAAAAACAATACTCTGGAGATACATTGATAAGTGTAGATAACCTATGGGTTAAAGATAATAGAGGATTTGACGCACTAAAAGGAGTTAACCTTTCTATAAAAGCTGGAGAAATATTAGGAGTTGCTGGTATTGAAGGAAATGGACAAAGTGAACTTATAGAAGCTCTAGCGGGTATGAGAAAAGTAGAAAAAGGTGTTGTAACTATAAATAGCGTAGATGCTTCAAATTTATCTCCTAGAAAAATAAGAAATTTAGGAGTTGCACATATTCCAGAGGATAGACTTACTACTGGAATGAGCAAGGATTCTTCTATAGAGGACAATATTCTAATGGGAAAACAACACGATGAAGAGTTTGCAGTTAAAGGAACACATTTGAAAAGAGATAGTATAAAGGAATATGCTAAGAAACTAATAGAAAAGTTTGATGTAAGAACTGCCTCTGAAGAAGTGAGAATAGGCTCTTTATCGGGTGGAAATATGCAAAAGGTTGTAATTGCAAGAGAGTTTTCATTTGATACTTCTATACTTTTAATATCTCAGCCTACTAGGGGAGTAGATATAGGAGCTATAGAGTTTATACATGAACAAATTATAAAGAAGAGAAATGAAGGTTGTGCAATTATATTAGTATCTGCAGAGTTAGATGAGATATTTAGATTATCAGATAGAATAATAAGTATCTATGATGGAGAAATAACTGGAGAATTTAAGAGTACAGAAATAACTAAGCAGGATATAGGATACTACATGACAGGAAATAGAAATTAG
- a CDS encoding extracellular solute-binding protein: protein MKKWSKFLSMCMVAVMCMSLLAGCGTSNSEETSSETSKETPKELTMYIGVVEQQALVIAKEFEKETGIKVNFVRMSGGETMGRIRAEKDNPKASVWYGGPADSFIAAKKEGLLYKYASPNAEIIPDQFKDKEGYWTGIYQGYLGFVCDGRYFEENNLELPTSWDDLLKPEFKGRIVVANPGSSGTAYTLLSTMVQLRGEEAALEYMAKLDKQIKQYTKSGSAPAKNAALGEAAIGITFIHNGIRHMEEGFSNIKLSVPTEGTGYEVGSVAILNGAPELEAAKIFVDWALTKKCQEFGQQNGSYQFLTNPNANPPEKALPFKDTKLINYDLEWSGENRNRLVEAWSEAIKK from the coding sequence ATGAAAAAGTGGAGTAAATTTTTATCTATGTGCATGGTAGCAGTAATGTGTATGTCATTGCTAGCAGGATGCGGAACAAGTAATTCAGAGGAAACATCTAGTGAGACAAGTAAAGAAACACCAAAAGAATTAACTATGTATATTGGTGTAGTTGAGCAACAAGCTTTAGTAATAGCAAAGGAATTTGAAAAAGAAACTGGAATCAAAGTTAATTTTGTAAGAATGAGTGGCGGAGAAACTATGGGTAGAATTAGGGCAGAAAAAGATAACCCTAAAGCAAGTGTTTGGTATGGTGGTCCTGCAGATTCATTCATAGCCGCAAAAAAAGAAGGATTACTTTATAAATATGCATCACCAAATGCAGAAATTATACCAGATCAATTTAAAGATAAAGAAGGATATTGGACAGGAATTTACCAAGGATATCTTGGATTTGTATGTGATGGAAGATATTTTGAAGAAAATAATTTAGAGTTACCAACTTCATGGGATGATTTATTAAAACCTGAGTTTAAAGGACGTATTGTAGTTGCTAATCCAGGATCATCAGGAACTGCATATACTTTATTATCTACGATGGTTCAATTAAGAGGAGAAGAAGCTGCTCTTGAATACATGGCAAAATTAGATAAGCAAATAAAACAATATACAAAATCAGGATCAGCACCTGCTAAAAATGCTGCGTTAGGTGAAGCTGCAATCGGAATTACTTTTATTCATAATGGAATAAGACATATGGAAGAAGGGTTTAGTAATATTAAATTATCAGTACCTACAGAAGGAACTGGTTATGAAGTAGGATCAGTAGCTATATTAAATGGAGCACCAGAATTAGAAGCGGCTAAGATATTTGTAGATTGGGCATTAACAAAAAAATGTCAAGAATTTGGTCAACAAAATGGTTCTTATCAATTCTTAACAAATCCAAATGCAAATCCACCAGAAAAAGCTTTACCATTCAAAGATACTAAGCTTATAAACTATGATTTAGAATGGTCTGGTGAAAATAGAAATAGATTAGTAGAAGCATGGAGTGAAGCTATTAAAAAATAA
- a CDS encoding ABC transporter permease — protein MKDIFDLALFQNTIRTATPLILAALGGLLTMHAGILNIGMEGMILLGAFFGVLGSYFFSSSLMGVLLAVISGVAIGALFGFFVIELKSDEFIIGIAINIFAGGLTVFLLRSIFGVKGAFSSPDIVPLPDVHIPFLDKIEFLDKIFNNHSILVYVSWILVALVYILLYKTPYGYWIRGVGEHEEALETAGINPKKVKYVSSILCGMFCGLAGAHLSLGYLTLFTENMSAGKGFIALAAIIFGSSNPIKVYGASLLFGFFDALGIRVQSLGIPSQFTQMIPYLATVIVLFGVAQKKLIKGKAD, from the coding sequence ATGAAGGACATATTTGATTTAGCACTTTTTCAAAATACTATAAGAACAGCCACACCTCTTATATTAGCAGCTCTTGGAGGACTTCTTACAATGCATGCTGGAATACTTAATATAGGAATGGAAGGTATGATTTTATTAGGTGCTTTCTTTGGAGTGTTGGGAAGTTACTTCTTTTCATCATCGTTAATGGGAGTATTACTTGCTGTAATATCTGGAGTAGCAATTGGTGCTTTATTCGGATTTTTCGTAATAGAGTTAAAATCTGATGAGTTTATAATAGGTATAGCTATAAATATATTTGCAGGTGGTCTTACTGTATTCTTATTGAGAAGTATATTTGGAGTTAAAGGAGCTTTTTCATCACCAGATATAGTACCTCTTCCAGATGTACACATTCCTTTTTTAGATAAAATAGAGTTTTTAGATAAGATATTTAATAATCACTCTATACTAGTTTATGTTAGTTGGATATTAGTTGCACTTGTATATATACTACTTTATAAAACTCCTTATGGTTATTGGATAAGAGGAGTTGGAGAGCATGAAGAAGCATTAGAAACAGCTGGTATAAATCCTAAAAAGGTTAAGTATGTATCTTCTATATTATGTGGAATGTTCTGTGGTTTAGCAGGAGCACATTTATCACTTGGATACTTAACTTTATTTACTGAGAACATGAGTGCTGGTAAAGGTTTCATAGCTCTTGCTGCTATAATATTTGGAAGTTCAAATCCTATAAAGGTATACGGAGCATCGTTGTTATTCGGATTCTTTGATGCTTTAGGTATAAGAGTTCAATCTCTTGGAATACCATCTCAATTTACACAGATGATACCGTATTTAGCTACTGTAATAGTATTATTTGGAGTTGCACAAAAGAAATTAATTAAAGGAAAGGCTGATTAA
- a CDS encoding PH domain-containing protein has product MVFLNTRYEVVNNKLVIKYAFSKLIIPIEDIREISESTYYACQDNVNYSIGMQNGQPDRIIIKTKDNKSYFISLNGSHLLVSEIRKIKPDINIQGIFI; this is encoded by the coding sequence ATGGTTTTTTTAAACACAAGATACGAAGTTGTAAATAATAAACTAGTGATAAAATATGCGTTCTCAAAATTGATAATACCAATAGAAGATATAAGAGAAATATCAGAATCTACTTATTATGCATGTCAAGACAATGTTAATTACAGTATAGGAATGCAAAATGGGCAACCAGATAGAATAATAATAAAAACAAAAGATAATAAATCCTACTTCATAAGTCTTAACGGTTCTCATTTATTAGTAAGTGAAATAAGAAAAATCAAGCCGGATATTAACATACAAGGAATATTCATATAA
- a CDS encoding pentapeptide repeat-containing protein — translation MNYTILSPKIPKELEKFKYFDNNIQNDDCFCNKIIYDCCIENQTASHVNFEQIVFRNVDFKQTSFRSVDLTDVRFENCDLSNVDFSGAIIHRVEIINCKIMGINLSESTLQNVIFEDCNGQYAFFRFSHCKHVSFKNCLLHNADFQESKFTKFNFLNCNLQHVQMSGTKLKGIDLSSCEIEGIGIRIEDLNGATVSPIQVVSFSNLLGLNIKI, via the coding sequence ATGAATTATACAATTCTATCTCCTAAAATACCAAAGGAATTAGAAAAATTTAAATACTTCGATAACAATATTCAAAATGATGATTGTTTTTGCAATAAAATCATTTACGATTGCTGTATTGAAAACCAAACAGCATCACATGTGAATTTTGAACAAATTGTATTTAGAAATGTTGATTTTAAACAAACATCTTTTAGGTCTGTTGACTTAACCGATGTTAGATTTGAAAATTGCGATTTATCTAATGTAGATTTTAGTGGTGCTATTATACATAGAGTAGAAATTATAAATTGCAAGATTATGGGTATAAATCTAAGCGAATCAACTCTACAAAATGTAATATTCGAGGACTGTAATGGTCAATATGCTTTTTTTAGATTTTCACACTGCAAACATGTTAGTTTTAAAAATTGTTTACTACATAATGCTGATTTTCAAGAATCTAAATTTACTAAATTTAACTTTTTAAATTGTAATTTACAGCATGTTCAAATGTCAGGAACAAAACTAAAAGGGATTGATTTAAGCAGTTGTGAAATTGAAGGAATAGGAATACGAATAGAAGATTTAAACGGGGCTACTGTTTCTCCTATACAAGTAGTTTCATTTTCAAATCTTTTAGGTCTTAATATTAAAATATAA
- a CDS encoding ABC transporter ATP-binding protein, with amino-acid sequence MRESKSVLLENIVKEYISQENKSVFTAVNNISLKIEAGDFVTLLGPSGCGKTTTLRMIAGFEEVTSGNIYLGNDNVNEVTPDKRDTTMVFQSYALFPHYTIYDNIAYGLKIKKMNKDEIKKKTEKILDLVGLNGMENRYPNQLSGGQQQRVALARALVMEPGVLLFDEPLSNLDAKLRVVMRNEIRRIQKTLGLTSVYVTHDQAEAMSLSDKIIIMNKGNIEQIGTPTEIYQQPASEFVADFIGVANFVDGVIDHIGKDFLDVTMLGQSIKLPLKGNKPRCEGDKIRLVIRPEAITIGHEGDYDGLVESSMFMGSVQDYTVRVDNEILKIEDSNPISKTVFNIGEKVKVSLKEESIHIL; translated from the coding sequence ATGAGAGAATCAAAGAGTGTTTTATTAGAGAATATTGTTAAAGAATACATTAGTCAAGAAAATAAAAGTGTATTTACTGCAGTTAATAACATATCTCTAAAAATAGAAGCAGGAGATTTTGTAACACTTCTTGGACCTTCCGGCTGTGGTAAGACAACAACTTTAAGAATGATTGCAGGTTTTGAAGAAGTGACTAGTGGAAACATATATTTAGGTAATGATAATGTGAATGAAGTTACCCCTGATAAAAGGGATACGACTATGGTATTTCAAAGCTATGCGCTTTTTCCACACTATACAATATATGACAACATTGCATATGGTTTAAAGATTAAAAAGATGAACAAAGATGAAATTAAGAAAAAAACGGAAAAAATATTGGATTTAGTTGGTCTAAATGGAATGGAAAATAGATATCCTAATCAGTTATCAGGAGGACAACAGCAACGAGTTGCACTTGCTAGAGCTTTAGTAATGGAGCCAGGGGTACTATTATTTGATGAGCCATTATCAAATCTTGATGCTAAGTTAAGAGTTGTTATGAGAAATGAAATTAGAAGAATTCAAAAGACCTTAGGACTTACAAGCGTTTATGTAACTCATGATCAAGCAGAGGCTATGAGTCTATCAGATAAAATAATTATTATGAACAAAGGAAATATTGAACAGATAGGAACACCTACAGAAATTTATCAACAGCCAGCATCAGAATTTGTAGCAGATTTTATAGGAGTTGCAAACTTTGTAGATGGAGTGATTGATCATATAGGTAAAGACTTTTTAGATGTAACAATGCTTGGACAATCAATAAAACTTCCACTAAAGGGAAACAAGCCTAGATGCGAAGGTGACAAAATTAGATTAGTAATAAGACCAGAGGCTATAACTATAGGTCATGAAGGTGATTATGATGGGTTGGTTGAAAGTTCTATGTTTATGGGTTCAGTTCAAGATTATACAGTAAGAGTAGATAATGAAATACTTAAAATAGAAGACTCAAATCCTATAAGTAAAACAGTTTTCAATATAGGTGAAAAAGTTAAAGTATCTCTAAAGGAAGAGAGCATTCATATTTTATAA
- a CDS encoding BMP family lipoprotein, with the protein MKKKLLGILSMTLVLVMFLVGCGSKTTQESNNESGTSEGGLKVGLVVAGGLGDRSFYDSSNEGLKMAIEKLGATGKVLECKNDATLYTDQLIQASNISDVVVVVGFEFYDVIQEVAKEFPNKKYIYIDNVIEGVDNIACIDYKENEGSFLAGALAAMKTETGKIGMVGGMDIPVIRNFQVGYEAGAKYVNKDIKVETIFAGDFEDPAKGKESALALYSKGVDIIFQVAGKTGEGVFEAAKDSNKFAIGVDSDQRYINPDNIMASMVKGVDLSIFESLQKIQNNEFEAGKVYEYGAKENGVSMSYGTDDMVKLVDDETKAKIDDLTKKIIAGEIEVPEAK; encoded by the coding sequence TTGAAAAAGAAATTATTAGGAATTTTAAGTATGACTTTAGTATTAGTAATGTTCTTAGTTGGTTGTGGATCAAAAACGACTCAAGAAAGCAATAATGAAAGTGGAACAAGTGAAGGTGGATTAAAGGTTGGATTAGTAGTTGCTGGTGGTCTAGGAGATAGATCGTTCTATGACTCAAGTAATGAAGGATTAAAGATGGCAATAGAAAAATTAGGAGCAACAGGTAAGGTATTAGAATGTAAAAATGATGCAACATTATATACTGATCAATTAATTCAAGCTTCAAACATAAGTGATGTAGTAGTTGTTGTTGGATTTGAATTTTATGATGTAATACAAGAAGTTGCAAAAGAATTCCCAAATAAGAAATATATATATATAGATAATGTAATAGAAGGTGTAGACAATATAGCATGTATTGATTATAAAGAAAATGAAGGTTCTTTCTTAGCTGGAGCATTAGCTGCTATGAAGACTGAAACTGGAAAGATTGGAATGGTAGGAGGTATGGATATACCTGTTATAAGAAACTTCCAAGTAGGTTATGAAGCTGGAGCTAAATATGTAAATAAGGACATTAAAGTTGAAACTATATTTGCTGGAGATTTTGAAGATCCTGCAAAAGGTAAAGAAAGTGCACTTGCTCTTTATTCTAAAGGTGTTGATATAATATTCCAAGTTGCTGGTAAGACTGGAGAAGGAGTATTTGAAGCTGCTAAAGATTCTAATAAGTTTGCAATAGGTGTGGATTCAGACCAAAGATACATAAACCCAGATAACATAATGGCTAGTATGGTTAAGGGTGTAGACTTATCTATATTTGAATCTTTACAAAAAATTCAAAACAATGAATTTGAAGCTGGTAAGGTATACGAGTATGGAGCTAAGGAAAATGGAGTATCTATGTCTTATGGAACAGATGATATGGTTAAATTAGTAGATGATGAGACTAAGGCTAAGATAGATGATTTAACTAAGAAGATTATAGCTGGAGAAATAGAAGTACCAGAAGCTAAATAA
- the gndA gene encoding NADP-dependent phosphogluconate dehydrogenase — MGISDIGLFGLGVMGQSLALNIANHNYTVSAYNIKSNSTKEFIDGKGNNYTNIIPTYSIEEFINSLKKPRKIFLMIKAGKPVDDTIDILTPYMDKGDIIIDGGNSFFKDTIRRSNRLEELGMNYLGVGVSGGEEGALKGPSIMPGGTKEAWEACKEILIDISAKVNNNEACCSYIGKDGSGHYVKMVHNGIEYADMQLIAESYYLMKNLLNMSEEEMKEVFEKWNDGELQSYLIEITADILGKKDKETNKPMLDVILDIAGQKGTGKWTSKEALDLGVCTPSITEAVFARGISTIKEERVEASKKLNGPKKNIKIDKKQFIEDIRKALYASKMCAYTQGFTLLREASKEHGWELNYGEIAMLWRRGCIIRAKFLDRIKDAYVRNPKINNLLLDPYFMEQINEAQDAWRRIVSTAALSGIAVPGFSSSLNYYDAYRSENLSTNMIQAQRDYFGAHTYKRNDRDGIFHTDWMNI, encoded by the coding sequence ATGGGTATTTCAGATATAGGATTATTTGGTTTAGGTGTGATGGGTCAAAGTCTTGCTTTGAATATTGCTAACCATAATTATACTGTTTCTGCGTATAATATAAAATCAAATAGTACAAAAGAGTTTATTGATGGAAAAGGGAATAACTATACTAATATTATTCCAACATATTCTATTGAAGAATTTATAAATTCATTGAAGAAACCTCGCAAGATATTTTTAATGATTAAAGCAGGAAAACCAGTGGATGATACAATTGACATATTAACACCTTATATGGACAAGGGAGACATTATTATAGATGGAGGAAATTCATTCTTTAAAGATACAATAAGAAGAAGTAATAGACTTGAAGAATTAGGAATGAATTATCTAGGAGTAGGAGTTTCTGGTGGAGAAGAAGGTGCATTAAAAGGACCTAGCATCATGCCTGGAGGTACTAAAGAAGCTTGGGAAGCTTGTAAGGAAATACTAATAGATATTTCTGCAAAGGTAAATAATAATGAAGCTTGTTGTAGTTATATAGGTAAAGATGGTTCGGGTCATTATGTTAAGATGGTACATAATGGAATAGAATATGCTGATATGCAACTTATAGCAGAATCTTATTATCTAATGAAGAATTTACTTAATATGTCTGAAGAAGAAATGAAAGAAGTATTTGAAAAATGGAATGATGGAGAATTACAGTCTTATCTAATTGAAATAACAGCAGATATATTAGGGAAAAAGGATAAAGAAACAAATAAACCTATGCTAGATGTTATACTAGATATTGCAGGACAAAAGGGGACAGGCAAGTGGACTTCTAAAGAAGCACTTGATTTAGGTGTTTGTACCCCAAGTATAACAGAGGCTGTATTTGCAAGAGGAATATCAACTATTAAAGAAGAGAGAGTTGAGGCTTCGAAGAAACTTAATGGACCTAAAAAAAATATTAAAATAGATAAAAAACAATTTATTGAGGATATAAGAAAAGCTCTTTATGCTTCAAAAATGTGTGCCTATACGCAAGGTTTTACCCTTTTAAGAGAAGCTTCAAAGGAGCATGGATGGGAACTAAATTATGGAGAAATAGCAATGCTTTGGAGACGTGGGTGTATTATTCGAGCTAAATTTTTAGATAGAATAAAGGATGCCTATGTAAGAAATCCTAAAATAAATAATTTATTGTTAGATCCTTATTTTATGGAGCAAATAAATGAAGCACAAGATGCTTGGAGAAGAATAGTAAGTACTGCTGCATTAAGTGGAATAGCAGTTCCTGGTTTTAGTTCTTCTTTAAATTATTACGATGCGTATAGAAGTGAAAATTTGTCTACCAATATGATACAGGCTCAAAGAGATTATTTTGGAGCACATACTTATAAAAGAAATGATAGAGACGGTATCTTTCATACGGATTGGATGAATATTTAA
- a CDS encoding FMN-dependent NADH-azoreductase, which translates to MSKILYITANPKSEENSFSLSAGSEFINLYKEQNPNDEIVEIDVYNSDIPLIDKDVLSGWNKIQSGSEFTSLSDEEQRKVSRINELTDEFINADKYIFVTPLWNFSLPPMMKAYIDTICIAGKTFKYTENGSVGLLNNKKALHIQAMGGMYEQAVSNNIEFGNTYMKAIIPFLGVEDVSSILIDGTSILSKDQVQSSLYEEIKKMANSF; encoded by the coding sequence ATGAGTAAAATTTTATATATTACTGCAAATCCAAAATCTGAAGAAAACTCATTTAGCTTATCGGCTGGAAGTGAGTTTATTAATTTATATAAAGAACAAAATCCTAATGATGAGATAGTAGAAATAGATGTATATAATTCAGATATACCGTTAATAGATAAAGATGTATTAAGTGGATGGAATAAAATTCAAAGTGGAAGTGAATTTACAAGTCTAAGTGATGAAGAACAAAGAAAAGTTTCAAGAATAAATGAACTTACAGATGAATTTATAAATGCTGATAAGTATATATTTGTAACTCCACTTTGGAATTTTTCATTACCACCTATGATGAAGGCGTATATAGATACTATATGTATAGCTGGTAAGACTTTTAAATATACTGAAAATGGTTCAGTTGGGTTACTAAACAATAAAAAGGCTTTACATATACAAGCCATGGGTGGGATGTATGAACAAGCCGTTTCTAATAATATAGAATTTGGAAATACTTATATGAAAGCTATAATACCATTTCTAGGAGTAGAAGATGTATCTTCTATATTAATTGATGGAACTAGTATATTATCAAAAGACCAAGTACAATCTAGTTTATATGAAGAAATTAAAAAAATGGCTAACTCTTTTTAA